In the Ipomoea triloba cultivar NCNSP0323 chromosome 6, ASM357664v1 genome, one interval contains:
- the LOC116021808 gene encoding synaptotagmin-3, producing the protein MGFTSTFLGILGCWIGLPIGLFIGFYFFIYSKPEDVKDPKIRPLYELDIDTLQNLIPEIPLWVKNPDYDRVDWLNTFILDMWPFLDKAICSNIKSTCEPMFAEYIGQYKVEKIEFDSLTLGTLPPTIQGLKVYETNEKELVLEPAIKWAGNSNIVVSIVLLSARIRVQLVDLQIFAAPRVVLKPLVPTFPCFANIVISLMEKPHVDFGFKVLGADFMAIPGLYRFVQETIKKQVASLYHWPQRLEIPILAPTSVTIRKPVGILHVKVIRAMKLLKMDLLGLSDPYVKLSLSGDRLPARKTSIKKKTLNPEWNETFRLAVKDPESQVLHIDVFDWDKVGGHDKLGKQVFPLKKLQANESKEVTLDLLKSTDACDPDDMKQRGRVVVELTYAPFREESDGFSGLLGSFNRKESNAEGSSSDVSPGGAGLLMVTVQGAENVDGSRHNNPYVEVFFRGEKKRTKVIKKSRDPQWDEEFQFMVEEPPVHEKIHLQVMSKRKGFIYGSKESLGHVDINLDDVIHNGRINEKYHLIDSKNGVIHVEVRWKTI; encoded by the exons ATGGGATTCACCAGCACTTTCTTGGGAATTCTTGGTTGCTGGATTGGGTTGCCCATTGGTCTTTTCATCGGCTTCTATTTCTTCATTTACTCCAAACCTGAAGATGTTAAG GATCCAAAAATCAGGCCTCTTTATGAGCTTGACATTGATACATTGCAAAATCTTATTCCTGAGATTCCATTGTGGGTGAAAAATCCAGATTATGATCGA GTAGACTGGTTAAACACATTTATTTTAGACATGTGGCCTTTTCTTGACAag GCCATTTGTAGCAATATCAAAAGCACATGTGAGCCTATGTTTGCGGAATACATAGGACAGTATAAGGTAGAGAAGATCGAGTTTGACAGTCTTACCCTTGGAACTCTTCCGCCAACAATTCAAG GTTTAAAGGTGTACGAGACGAATGAGAAGGAACTAGTGTTGGAACCAGCCATAAAATGGGCTGGCAACTCAAACATTGTCGTCTCGATAGTGTTGTTATCTGCTCGAATTAGAGTCCAG TTAGTGGACTTGCAAATTTTTGCCGCACCACGAGTTGTTTTGAAACCTCTTGTGCCCACATTTCCATGCTTTGCGAATATTGTCATATCTTTGATGGAGAAG CCACATGTCGACTTTGGATTTAAAGTTCTTGGAGCTGACTTCATGGCAATTCCAGGCCTATATCGATTTGTTCAG GAAACGATCAAAAAGCAGGTGGCAAGCCTTTATCATTGGCCCCAACGTCTTGAAATACCAATTCTTGCCCCCACATC GGTGACCATAAGGAAGCCTGTTGGAATATTGCACGTAAAAGTCATACGCGCAATGAAACTCTTGAAAATGGACTTGCTGGGATTATCTGATCCTTACGTCAAACTAAGCTTGAGTGGAGATAGGTTACCTGCCAGGAAAACGTCGATCAAGAAAAAGACCTTGAACCCTGAGTGGAACGAGACGTTCAGGCTTGCTGTGAAGGATCCAGAATCCCAAGTTCTTCACATCGATGTGTTTGACTGGGACAAG GTAGGTGGACATGATAAACTGGGGAAACAAGTATTTCCTTTGAAGAAACTGCAAGCGAACGAGAGCAAGGAGGTTACTCTCGACTTGCTTAAAAGCACAGATGCATGCGATCCAGACGACATGAAGCAGAGAGGGCGAGTCGTGGTTGAGTTGACATACGCTCCTTTTCGAGAAGAGAGTGATGGGTTCAGCGGTCTTCTAGGCAGTTTTAATAGGAAAGAGAGCAACGCTGAAGGATCATCCAGCGACGTTAGCCCCGGGGGAGCGGGTTTGCTCATGGTTACTGTCCAAGGAGCTGAGAACGTCGATGGTTCTCGACATAACAATCCATATGTCGAGGTATTCTTCAGAGGTGAAAAGAAAAGAACTAAG GTTATTAAGAAAAGTCGTGATCCACAATGGGATGAAGAGTTCCAGTTCATGGTTGAAGAGCCCCCCGTGCATGAGAAGATTCACCTACAAGTCATGAGTAAAAGGAAAGGCTTCATCTACGGATCAAAG gAATCATTGGGACACGTGGACATAAACCTGGACGATGTGATCCACAACGGTCGGATAAATGAGAAATACCATCTCATAGATTCCAAGAATGGAGTAATACATGTAGAGGTGCGCTGGAAAACTATATGA